From the genome of Panulirus ornatus isolate Po-2019 chromosome 19, ASM3632096v1, whole genome shotgun sequence, one region includes:
- the LOC139755654 gene encoding acid-sensing ion channel 3-like has product MIGRHSSKITSMTPSYLAPPATEGVRLAQQRGSMTRMTDSWVPEVLQPSPPPAMVPENISVVGMRQVFSRGTRLAVRGFWSIILVSLFALFLTQVTNRVLYYLSNPVKVTTKIKRPSQLIFPTITLCYKSMFNPERTAPYKADAAEVLGLPESEVSLAHLMAVFNATELWRNTGYHLQDQLEECFFGRTQPCASRGRFIPLLTILGLCYKFVVDKGVTTSGPFNNFYIKLKIPPTQPGGERGWRLLVQNHHGNVALRVITSGRSVYPQWSPDVQVSMKKFHTLNTHSDPCVDRGNYSDLDCEVECFEKALTDGGGCWLPFMTQGSAKPCLSVEQHAKNLALLKKLTYGGKWSRSRCGCDAPCSDVTYEMNSDSRFHENNLTRIRIFYQDLSYQDVMEEWAYTLIPLVCDIGGVMGLLLGASVLTFIEVLECMLGCCYKGCRNHHTHLDNTTAIQPRK; this is encoded by the exons ATGATTGGTAGACACAGTTCGAAGATCACCAGCATGACACCCTCATACCTGGCGCCACCAGCCACGGAGGGCGTCAGGCTAGCGCAACAGCGAGGCAGCATGACGCGGATGACCGACTCCTGGGTGCCTGAAGTCCTCCAGccatctcctccaccagccaTGGTCCCAGAGAACATCA gtgtggtggggatgCGACAAGTGTTCAGCAGGGGTACACGTCTCGCGGTCAGGGGATTCTGGAGTATTATCCTCGTCAGCCTCTTCGCTCTCTTTCTGACACAG GTGACCAACCGGGTCCTCTATTACCTTAGCAACCCAGTCAAGGTCACTACAAAGATCAAGCGACCGTCACAGTTGATTTTCCCAACTATTACCCTCTGCTACAAGTCCATGTTCAA CCCAGAGCGAACGGCGCCGTACAAAGCGGATGCGGCGGAGGTGTTGGGGCTACCGGAGTCGGAGGTGAGCCTAGCTCACCTCATGGCTGTCTTTAACGCCACGGAACTCTGGAGGAACACAGGTTACCACCTCCAAGACCAGCTGGAGGAG TGTTTCTTCGGCAGAACTCAGCCCTGCGCCTCGCGAGGTCGCTTCATCCCACTCCTGACGATCCTCGGCCTCTGCTACAAGTTTGTGGTCG ACAAGGGAGTGACGACGTCTGGTCCATTCAACAACTTCTACATCAAGTTGAAGATACCGCCTACTCAGCCTGGAGGGGAACGTGGATGGCGACTTCTCGTCCAGAATCATCATGGCAACGTCGCCCTCAGGGTCATTACAAGTGGTCGATCCGTTTACCCACAGTGGAGTCCGGATGTTCAGGTGTCGATGAAAaag TTCCACACCCTGAACACCCACAGCGACCCGTGCGTGGACCGAGGAAACTACTCTGACCTGGACTGCGAGGTGGAATGCTTTGAAAAGGCACTGACTGATGGGGGAGGTTGCTGGCTACCCTTCATGACCCAGGGAAGCGCCAAGCCCTGCCTCAGCGTGGAACAGCACGCCAAAAATTTGGCCTTGCTAAAGAAACTTACCTACGGTGGCAAGTGG AGCCGAAGTAGGTGTGGATGCGACGCTCCCTGCAGTGACGTTACCTACGAGATGAACAGCGACTCCCGATTCCACGAGAATAACCTCACGAGGATCAGGATCTTTTACCAG GACCTGAGCTACCAGGATGTGATGGAGGAGTGGGCCTACACCCTCATTCCTCTCGTGTGTGACATTG GTGGTGTGATGGGGTTGCTGCTTGGGGCTAGTGTGCTGACTTTCATCGAAGTGCTGGAGTGTATGCTCGGCTGCTGCTACAAAGGCTGCAGaaaccaccacactcacctcgaCAACACTACTGCCATACAGCCTCGGAAGTag
- the LOC139755651 gene encoding uncharacterized protein isoform X1: MGPCIVYGKKPIDLHTCPAVFQGESSAVEGRMSTTISFTFALVLALAALMLTINIKKLKQSALEQSEAAQRSLSEGERKLSACKKSLDDSKIHISNTETQMAEEIKKTQAALNEVRAAKEEMEKNKGKDKELADLKGQLQQSQQQEQHLQMQLKEAQDALAKITKEDEERKAKEAAEKAKEEAAKAEAAKAEAAKAEAAKAEAAKAEAAKAEAAKAEAAKAEAAKAQPANAG, from the exons AAGCCAATCGACCTACACACGTGCCCCGCGGTTTTTCAAGGAGAGAGCTCGGCTGTGGAGGGAAGGATGTCGACGACGATATCATTCACTTTTGCCTTAGTGCTAGCACTAGCGGCCCTCATGCTGACGATCAACATCAAGAAGCTGAAGCAGTCAGCGCTGGAACAGAGTGAGGCTGCCCAAAGGAGCCTGTCGGAAGG GGAGCGAAAACTGTCTGCCTGTAAGAAAAGCCTGGACGATTCTAAAATCCACATATCAAACACCGAGACACAGATGGCAGAG GAGATCAAGAAGACCCAGGCTGCGCTAAATGAGGTGCGGGCGGCCAAGGAAGAGATGGAAAAGAACAAG GGGAAAGACAAGGAGTTAGCTGATCTGAAGGGGCAGCTCCAGCAATCACAACAGCAGGAACAACATCTGCAAATGCAGTTGAAAGAAGCTCAGGATGCCTTGGCGAAAATTACCAAAGAGGATGAGGAAAGGAAAGCGAAAGAAGCTGCTGAAAAAGCTAAAGAAGAGGCAGCTAAAGCAGAAGCAGCCAAAGCAGAAGCAGCTAAGGCAGAAGCAGCCAAAGCAGAAGCAGCTAAGGCAGAAGCAGCCAAAGCAGAAGCAGCTAAGGCAGAAGCAGCCAAAGCAGAAGCAGCCAAGGCACAGCCAGCTAATGCAGGCTAG
- the LOC139755651 gene encoding uncharacterized protein isoform X2 produces the protein MSTTISFTFALVLALAALMLTINIKKLKQSALEQSEAAQRSLSEGERKLSACKKSLDDSKIHISNTETQMAEEIKKTQAALNEVRAAKEEMEKNKGKDKELADLKGQLQQSQQQEQHLQMQLKEAQDALAKITKEDEERKAKEAAEKAKEEAAKAEAAKAEAAKAEAAKAEAAKAEAAKAEAAKAEAAKAEAAKAQPANAG, from the exons ATGTCGACGACGATATCATTCACTTTTGCCTTAGTGCTAGCACTAGCGGCCCTCATGCTGACGATCAACATCAAGAAGCTGAAGCAGTCAGCGCTGGAACAGAGTGAGGCTGCCCAAAGGAGCCTGTCGGAAGG GGAGCGAAAACTGTCTGCCTGTAAGAAAAGCCTGGACGATTCTAAAATCCACATATCAAACACCGAGACACAGATGGCAGAG GAGATCAAGAAGACCCAGGCTGCGCTAAATGAGGTGCGGGCGGCCAAGGAAGAGATGGAAAAGAACAAG GGGAAAGACAAGGAGTTAGCTGATCTGAAGGGGCAGCTCCAGCAATCACAACAGCAGGAACAACATCTGCAAATGCAGTTGAAAGAAGCTCAGGATGCCTTGGCGAAAATTACCAAAGAGGATGAGGAAAGGAAAGCGAAAGAAGCTGCTGAAAAAGCTAAAGAAGAGGCAGCTAAAGCAGAAGCAGCCAAAGCAGAAGCAGCTAAGGCAGAAGCAGCCAAAGCAGAAGCAGCTAAGGCAGAAGCAGCCAAAGCAGAAGCAGCTAAGGCAGAAGCAGCCAAAGCAGAAGCAGCCAAGGCACAGCCAGCTAATGCAGGCTAG